The Jannaschia sp. GRR-S6-38 genomic interval CTGCGCGAAGCTGGCGACCGACCTGTTGTTCGAGCCGGCCGAGCTGTTCTCGCTGGGCGACGTGGACCATTGATGCGCTGGCTGTGCCTCCTGCTGTGGCTCCTGCCGCTGCCCGTCGCGGCCGAGGAGCGCGTCGTGGCCGCGCTCAGTCAGGACACCGTGTCGATCTCGACCAGCTTCGACGGTTCCGAGATCCTGATCTTCGGCGCCGTGAAACGCAGCTCGCCGCCGCCCGACGCGGCGCCGCTGCGCGTGGTCATCACCGTGGCCGGTCCCGACGAGCCCGTCGTCGTCCGCCGCAAGGAACGCCGTTTCGGCATCTGGGTGAACACCGAGGCCGTCGAGGTGGACGCCGCCCCCAGCTTCTATGCCGTGGCGAGTTCGGCGCCGCTCGACGAGGCGATCAGCGCGGTCGAGGACCAGCGCTGGCGCATCACCACGCCCCGCGCCCTCCGCGCGGTGGGCGTGTCGGATGCGACCGACGACGTGCCCGCCTTCCTCGACGCGCTGATCCGCGTCCGCCGCGCCGAGGATCTCTATGTCAGCGCGCCCGAGACCGTCGTGCTGGACCAGGAGACGCTGTTCTCGACCACCATCGCGCTGCCTTCGGACCTGACCGAGGGCGATTACGTCACCCGCATCTTCCTGACCCGCGACCGCCAGGTGATCGACCGCTACGAGACGACGATCTTCGTGCAGAAGGTCGGGCTGGAGCGGTTCATCTACAATCTCGCGCATGAACAGCCGCTGATCTACGGCATCCTGTCGCTGGTCATCGCCATCGCCGCGGGCTGGCTGGCCTCGGCCGTGTTCCGCTACATCCGGACCTGAGCCGGACGGGCCCGCCGGGCCCAGCCGGTGGGCCCCTAGCCCCGCCCCACGTAAGGCATCGCGTTGGCCATGATCGTCATGGTCAGCACGTTCGCCTCGGGCGGCAGGCTCGCCATGTGCAGCACGGCGCGCGCCGCGTCCTCGACCTCCATCATCGCGACCGGCGGCTCGCCCTTGGCGCGGTTGGCGGCGTCGAGCTCCTCCAGCATGGGCGTGCGCGCGTTGCCGATGTCGAGCTGCCCGCAGGCGATGCCCAGCTCGCGCCCGTCCAGCGCGAGCTGCTTGGTCAGCCCGGTGATCGCATGCTTGGTGACGGTATAGCTGACCGCGCCCGGCCGGGGCACATGCGCGCTGATCGAGCCATTGTTGACGATCCGCCCGCCGCGCTGCTCCCGCATCTGCGCGAAGGCGGCGCGCGCCATCAGGAACATGCCGGTCAGGTTGACCGCCACGGCGCGGTCCCAATCGGCGACATCGGTCCGGTCGATCGGGGCGGCGGGCACGAAGATGCCCGCGTTGTTGAACAGGACGTCCAGCCGTCCGGCGGTCTCCGCGAAGCTCCGGGTCACCCGTTCGGCATCCCCGGGATCGGTGACGTCGCCCGGCAGGATATGCGCGCCGGGCTGGCCGTCGGCAACCTGTGCCAGCGCATCGGCCCGCCGCGCCATCAGGCCGACGGTCCAGCCTTCGGCCAGGAACAGCTTCGCGGTCGCCGCACCGATGCCCGAGGACGCCCCCGTGATCAGGATGGATTTCGTCATACCTCGCTCTCCCCTTGCAATGTCAGCGGCGCGGCCTCGGCCTTCAGATCCGCGGTGTCCAGCGGATGGGTCGGCCGCGCCAGCGCGTAGCGGCGCACCCAGATCAGCCGCGTCGCCGCGCGCGTGATCGCCACATAGGCCAGCCGCTTCCAGAGCTGCTGCCCCGCCTCGACCCGGCCGGCCCGGCTGGCGGCGTAGAGATCGGGCGCGAAGACCTGCACCGCGTCCCATTGCGAGCCCTGCGCCTTGTGGATCGTCACCGCGGCGCCGTGCAGGAAGGCCGCGCCCATGCGGGCGGCGAAGGGCAGGAAGGGCTCCTCCTCGTCGGGATGCTCGATCTTCACGATCGAGGAGACGGAGATCTCCGGCTCCGGCGCGCCCACGACATGCAGCTTCGAGAAGCCCGGCTTGCGCCCCGGTCCCAGGTAGACGACCTGCGCGCCCTTGATCAGCCCGCGCGCCTCCAGGTCGATCCGCCGCTTGCGGTGCTTCAGCGGCAATTCCAGCCCGTCGCAGATCAGCGGCTCGCCGGGGAGAAGCTGGGTGTCGTCGGCGCCATGGGCTTGCCGGAAGGCGCGGATCAGGCGGATCCGGGTCGCGTTGCGCCAGACCAGCACCGGCGAGCGGGCCATCAGGTCGCTATCGACCCGCTGCGCGACCTGAACGCGGTCGTCGCGCGCGGCAGCCTGCTCGACCATCCGCTCGAACGCCTCGAAGCCGAGCGCCGGGTCGCCCAGCGCGTGGGCGAGATCTAGGATCGGGCTGTCGGCGGCCTGCCGGTGCACGCGGTGCAGATGCATCAGATCGTCGCCGTCGAATCGGTCGAAGACCATGCGGCCCGACTGGTTGACCGGGGCCAGCTGCGCGGGGTCGCCGAACAGCACGAGGGTCGGGAAGATCTCGGTCAGGTCCTCGTATTGCTTGTCGTCCAGCATCGAGGATTCGTCGACGAAACCCACGTCCAGCGGGCTGTCGCGCCGCTTCCAGCCGGTGATGAAATCCGAGCCGCGCAGGCCCGCCGCCGCCAGCGCACCGGGCACCGAATTGGTCTCGTCACAGACCCGCTTGGCGCGGTCCAGCGCCTCGTCGGTCAGGCCCTCGACCGTGGGGCGGTCGCGCTCGCCCGCCAGCCACTCGGCGATCTTCTCGTATTCCGGGTCGTAGACCGGCGTGTAGAGGATGCGGTGGATCGTCGTCGCGGGCACGCCGCGGCTGCGCAGCACGCTGGCCGCCTTGTTGGTCGGCGCCAGTACCGCGAGGGTCCGGCGATCCTTCCGCTTGCGCTCGTAGTCACCCGAGACGAGGTCCAGCCCGGCGTCGCGCATCGCCGTGACCAGCTGCGCCAGCAGAAGCGTCTTGCCCGAGCCCGCCTTGCCGGTAACCGCCAGCACGCGGCTGTCGTCATCCTCGCGCGGGGCGGCGAAGCCGTCGGCGAGGTCGATGCCCGAAGCGGACAGGATCTCGGCGATCCGGTCCCAGGCTTCGGCCTGGTCTGCGGAGAGTTCGGGAGTGGGAGCGGGGACGGCCATCGCCCCCTTCTGGCGGCTTCAGGCGCGGGTGGGAAGGGCGTGACCGCGCGGCAGATCGCCGAAGGCCGCCTCGAACCAGGCGCGCGCGGTCGCGTGCGTCACGCCGCAGCGGCGGGCCAGCGCGTCGTGGGTCGCGGGCGCGAAGGTCCACAGGCCGACCGCGATCCCGTTTTCCCGGCCCAGGACCTCGGGCTCCCAGCCGAGCCGGCGATAGACGCGGATCATCGCGGCGTCGAATACGCCCACCGCGTGGGTCAGCCCCATCCCCAGCCCCAGCTCGCTGGCGGCCAGGAGCAGCGTCCGCGCGGCCTTGGTCTTCGTGCCGGGGGCGAGGCAGAACCGCGTGCATTCCCAGATCCGGCCGGAGCGCACCGGGCCGCCGGCGAGACCCGCGAAGACGTCGGCCAGCATATGCGGCCCGGTGGTGGGCAGAAAGCGCATCGAGGCCGCGTGACCGCCTGCCCCGTCCTCGGCCAGCACGTAGAGCGGATCCATCGCGTCATAGGCATCGGTCTCCCAGCCCAGCGCATCGACCTGGACCTCCCAGCCCAGCCTGTCGCGGAATTGCACGGCGCGGTCGCGGAACATGTCGGCGGCGAGATCGGGATAATGGGTCAGTTCGGAAGCGTAGAGGTAACGGATCATCGCGGGGGCCCTCTCGGCGTTGTGACCGACAGGGCTGGGTCCGCGCGGGTTACCGGTTTCCTAGCGTGCGCCCGAAAAGACTTCGCGCAACGGGCGGGCGCTCAGAGTCCGATCAGGCCACGGGCGAGGGCGTTGGCGACCGCATGGGTCGTGTTGAGCGCGCCCAGCTTGTGACGCGCGCTCTCGATATAGACGCGAAGCGTGTGCTCGGAGATCTTCAGCCGCTCGGCCGCCTGCGCGCGCGAGCGGCCCGCGGCCAGCATCGTGAGCGCATCGCGCTCGCGTGGCGAGAGGCTCGGCGCCCCCTCGCCCCCCGCCCCCTCGATCGCGAGCGCGCGTTCGTTGACGTAATGCGCCGCCAGCAGGAGGTCGTCCATATGCGCCCGGGTGAAGCGCGCCCAGCTGTCATCGCCCGCCTTGTTGTTGACCGTGAACAGCGCGAACTGCCCCGCCGGCCCGCGGATCGGCAGCGAGTAGCCCTGGTTCCCCAGCCCGTGCGCGATGCTTTCGGCCAGCAGCATGCGCGCCGGGCGGCCCGACCAGTTCAGCCGCTTCCAGTCGACCGGCGTGAAGCGGCGGAAGCAGGACAGCACGACCGGGTCGATGGTCTGGAAGTCCCGCTCGACATAGATATCGACCCAGCGCTTCGAATAGGTCAGCGCGGCCCATTGCTCGCCGCCCGCCTTGACGCAGTGGTAGACGAGGTGCTCGACATCGTAGCGATCACGCAGATCGACGACGGCAGCTTCCAGCTGGGCGAGGCTGTCGCAATCCCCCATCCGTTCCAATACGTCGTCCAGTTTCCGCGCCATTCGGCCCCGTTCGTTCCGTCAGGGGGCGCTGCGCGAGTTCGGTCGCTGCCACGGCTCGGGCCTCCTCGAGCTGGCAGGCCAGTTCGGGAAGGTCGTTCGCCACGGCGAAGCCGTGCAGGTCGCCTAGGACCTCGATGATCCAGTTCTTCGACATGACGTTCCTCTCCCTGAGGTTAACGATGGGTTAAGAAGAACTAATGGATTGCGAAAAGCCGCGTTACTCACCGCTTTTCGCTCCCCAGAAATGGCGAGGGGCGGGGACGGAAGCTCTTGAGTCGGAAGGTGCCACGCGAAAGGGCCGCGCCCGATGGCACGGCCCTTCCGAGCGAATCGCTCCGGTCTCAGCGGGTCGGACCGGCCTCCAGCACATCCTCGACGGTGCGAAGCCCGGTGCGCGGCGCCTGGACGAGAACCGACATATTGCCCGGCAGATGCTCGTTCCGGCGCATCTTCATATGCGCCGCGGGCAGGTCCTTCCAGGCGAAGCATTCCGACATGCAGGGATCGAGGCGCCGCTCGACCATCAGGTTGTTGGCGGCGCTGGCCTGCTTGAGATGGGCGAAGTGGCTGCCCTGCAGACGCTTCTGGTGCATCCACATGTAGCGGACGTCGAAGGTCAAGTTGTAGCCGGTGGTGCCGGCGCAGATCACGACCATGCCGCCCTTCTTGCAGACAAAGGTCGAGACCGGGAAGGTCGCCTCGCCGGGATGCTCGAACACCATGTCGACATTGTTGCCCTTGCCGGTGATGTCCCAGATCGCCTTGCCGAACTTGCGCGCTTCCTTGAACCACTCCGCGTATTCCGGCGTGTTCACGGTGGGAAGCTGGCCCCAGCACTTGAAGTCGTTGCGGTTGATGACGCCCTTGGCGCCCAGCCCCATCACGAAGTCGCGCTTGCTCTCGTCCGAGATGACGCCGATCGCGTTCGCGCCGGCCGTGTTGATAAGCTGGATCGCGTAGGAGCCGAGGCCGCCCGATGCGCCCCAGACTAGCACGTTCTGGCCGGGCTTGAGGTCATGCGGCTCGTGGCCGAACAGCATCCGGTAGGCGGTGGCGAGCGTGAGCGTGTAACAGGCCGCTTCCTCCCAGGTTAGGTGCTTGGGGCGCGGCATCAGCTGCTGCGCCTGGACATTGGTGAATTGCGCGAAGCTGCCGTCGGGCGTCTCGTAGCCCCAGATGCGCTGGCTGGGCGAATACATCGGGTCGCCGCCGTTGCAGTGCTCGTCGTCGCCGTCGTCCTGGTTGCAGTGGATCACGACCTCGTCGCCGACCTTCCAGCGCTTCACCTTGTCGCCGACGGCCCAGACGATGCCCGAGGCGTCGGAACCGGCGATGTGATACGGCATCTTGTGGCCGTCGAACGGGCTGATCGGGACGCCGAGCGAGGCCCAGACTCCGTTGTAGTTGATGCCCGCGGCCATCACGAGAACGAGGACTTCGTGGCTGTCCAGTTGCGGGACGTCGACCACTTCGAGCTGCATGGCGGTGTCGGGCTCGCCGTGGCGTTCCCGACGGATGGCCCAGGCGTACATCTGCTTGGGCACATGTCCGAGCGGAGGCATCTCGCCCATCTCGTAGAGGTCCTTGATCCCGGCATCGGTCGCCAGGGGCGGGGTCTTGTCGTCGAGCGCCATCGTCATCCTCCGAATCCTTGCCGCAACGCGGAATCGCTCCGCTATCGGAGGTCGTCTAGCAGCCTGAAAGCAACTTTCAAACCCCGATATCGGGCTTTGCGTAACTTTCTTACGGTCTGGGTTTCTGCACCGGCAAGGTGTTCGCGTAGAAGGTGAACAGATCGCGCCAGTCGGGATCGGGGCGCACGCGGTCGCCGTCGAGCTCGAGCGCGCGGCGCACCTCCAGCATGCACAGGGCGACATGCGTTACCTCCGCCATATCGTCCGCCTCGTGATGCATCGGGTGGCCCTCCGCCCCGAGCACGGCGGAGCGATCGGCGACATGCGCGGCGATCGCGGCCTGGCTGGTGAGGCCCGCGTCCAGCGCCTCGCAGACCAGCGCCACCGGCAGGACCGGCAGCACCTCCTCGATCCGCTCCAGGAGCGCCGCGCCCAGCGCGGCCGCCGGATCGGCATGCCCTTCCCACAGGAACCGGCGCAGCGACAGCGGCCGCCCGAAAGCCACCGCGGCATAGCCGAAGCGCGTGAACCGCCCCGTCAGCCGCAATTGCACATGCCGCCAGACATAGCGCGCCACCACCCACCAGCGCAGCCGGAAGACGCCCGTCCCCTCGGTCCCCGCGGCCATCAGGACGCGGTCTTCCAGAACCCGCTCGTAATTCAGCGCGACCGGCACGAAGACCACGTCGCGCGCGTCCTCGGGGTCGTGATCGGCCAGCACATAGCTCAGGATCCCGAGCTTCGGCGCCTGCAGCGCCCCGTCCCGCGACAGACGGCCTTCGGGAAAGACCGCCTGGGTGGTGCCGTTCTGCGTGGCGATCTGAATGTAGCGCGCCAGGACCTTGCGATAGAGCGGGTTGAGGTCGCGCCGCCGCACGAAATAGCCGCCCAGCGCGCGGATCAGCGGCGCGAGCGGCCAGCGCCGCGCCCATTCGCCCACCGCGTAGGCCAGCGCC includes:
- a CDS encoding TIGR02186 family protein — its product is MRWLCLLLWLLPLPVAAEERVVAALSQDTVSISTSFDGSEILIFGAVKRSSPPPDAAPLRVVITVAGPDEPVVVRRKERRFGIWVNTEAVEVDAAPSFYAVASSAPLDEAISAVEDQRWRITTPRALRAVGVSDATDDVPAFLDALIRVRRAEDLYVSAPETVVLDQETLFSTTIALPSDLTEGDYVTRIFLTRDRQVIDRYETTIFVQKVGLERFIYNLAHEQPLIYGILSLVIAIAAGWLASAVFRYIRT
- a CDS encoding SDR family oxidoreductase codes for the protein MTKSILITGASSGIGAATAKLFLAEGWTVGLMARRADALAQVADGQPGAHILPGDVTDPGDAERVTRSFAETAGRLDVLFNNAGIFVPAAPIDRTDVADWDRAVAVNLTGMFLMARAAFAQMREQRGGRIVNNGSISAHVPRPGAVSYTVTKHAITGLTKQLALDGRELGIACGQLDIGNARTPMLEELDAANRAKGEPPVAMMEVEDAARAVLHMASLPPEANVLTMTIMANAMPYVGRG
- a CDS encoding ATP-dependent DNA helicase encodes the protein MAVPAPTPELSADQAEAWDRIAEILSASGIDLADGFAAPREDDDSRVLAVTGKAGSGKTLLLAQLVTAMRDAGLDLVSGDYERKRKDRRTLAVLAPTNKAASVLRSRGVPATTIHRILYTPVYDPEYEKIAEWLAGERDRPTVEGLTDEALDRAKRVCDETNSVPGALAAAGLRGSDFITGWKRRDSPLDVGFVDESSMLDDKQYEDLTEIFPTLVLFGDPAQLAPVNQSGRMVFDRFDGDDLMHLHRVHRQAADSPILDLAHALGDPALGFEAFERMVEQAAARDDRVQVAQRVDSDLMARSPVLVWRNATRIRLIRAFRQAHGADDTQLLPGEPLICDGLELPLKHRKRRIDLEARGLIKGAQVVYLGPGRKPGFSKLHVVGAPEPEISVSSIVKIEHPDEEEPFLPFAARMGAAFLHGAAVTIHKAQGSQWDAVQVFAPDLYAASRAGRVEAGQQLWKRLAYVAITRAATRLIWVRRYALARPTHPLDTADLKAEAAPLTLQGESEV
- a CDS encoding acyl-homoserine-lactone synthase, which codes for MIRYLYASELTHYPDLAADMFRDRAVQFRDRLGWEVQVDALGWETDAYDAMDPLYVLAEDGAGGHAASMRFLPTTGPHMLADVFAGLAGGPVRSGRIWECTRFCLAPGTKTKAARTLLLAASELGLGMGLTHAVGVFDAAMIRVYRRLGWEPEVLGRENGIAVGLWTFAPATHDALARRCGVTHATARAWFEAAFGDLPRGHALPTRA
- a CDS encoding helix-turn-helix transcriptional regulator, whose translation is MARKLDDVLERMGDCDSLAQLEAAVVDLRDRYDVEHLVYHCVKAGGEQWAALTYSKRWVDIYVERDFQTIDPVVLSCFRRFTPVDWKRLNWSGRPARMLLAESIAHGLGNQGYSLPIRGPAGQFALFTVNNKAGDDSWARFTRAHMDDLLLAAHYVNERALAIEGAGGEGAPSLSPRERDALTMLAAGRSRAQAAERLKISEHTLRVYIESARHKLGALNTTHAVANALARGLIGL
- the ccrA gene encoding crotonyl-CoA carboxylase/reductase; this translates as MALDDKTPPLATDAGIKDLYEMGEMPPLGHVPKQMYAWAIRRERHGEPDTAMQLEVVDVPQLDSHEVLVLVMAAGINYNGVWASLGVPISPFDGHKMPYHIAGSDASGIVWAVGDKVKRWKVGDEVVIHCNQDDGDDEHCNGGDPMYSPSQRIWGYETPDGSFAQFTNVQAQQLMPRPKHLTWEEAACYTLTLATAYRMLFGHEPHDLKPGQNVLVWGASGGLGSYAIQLINTAGANAIGVISDESKRDFVMGLGAKGVINRNDFKCWGQLPTVNTPEYAEWFKEARKFGKAIWDITGKGNNVDMVFEHPGEATFPVSTFVCKKGGMVVICAGTTGYNLTFDVRYMWMHQKRLQGSHFAHLKQASAANNLMVERRLDPCMSECFAWKDLPAAHMKMRRNEHLPGNMSVLVQAPRTGLRTVEDVLEAGPTR
- a CDS encoding 1-acyl-sn-glycerol-3-phosphate acyltransferase, which encodes MFRTVELPIWALFLLLAFAAVTFASHFLFPSVRWFFRKRAERLVARLNTRLARPIEPFKLARRSDTINRLTHDPQVAQAVIDHARAEGIPDQVAFETARRYAREIVPGFSATLYFTVAMRLARWLSRSLYRVRVTGEDAALDGVEPSATVIYVLNHRSNMDYVLVTWLAARQTALAYAVGEWARRWPLAPLIRALGGYFVRRRDLNPLYRKVLARYIQIATQNGTTQAVFPEGRLSRDGALQAPKLGILSYVLADHDPEDARDVVFVPVALNYERVLEDRVLMAAGTEGTGVFRLRWWVVARYVWRHVQLRLTGRFTRFGYAAVAFGRPLSLRRFLWEGHADPAAALGAALLERIEEVLPVLPVALVCEALDAGLTSQAAIAAHVADRSAVLGAEGHPMHHEADDMAEVTHVALCMLEVRRALELDGDRVRPDPDWRDLFTFYANTLPVQKPRP